The Pseudomonas sp. SCA2728.1_7 DNA segment CCTGACCAACAACAATTAGGGGCCACCCCATATGCAAACCTGGCAACAGCTCTACAGCCCGCTCGGCAGTCTCGGCGTATCCGCACTCGCGGCCGTCATCCCCATCGTGTTCTTTTTCCTCGCATTAGCGGTGTTCCGCCTCAAAGGCCACGTGGCCGGGAGCATCACCCTCGCCCTGTCGATTGCCGTAGCGATCTTCGCGTTCCAGATGCCGGTCGACATGGCCTTCGCCGCCGCGGGTTATGGTTTCGCCTATGGTCTGTGGCCGATTGCCTGGATCATTGTCGCGGCGGTGTTCCTCTACAAACTGACGGTCAAAAGTGGTCAGTTCGAGGTCATTCGCAGCTCGGTGTTATCGATTACTGACGACCAGCGCCTGCAAGTGCTGCTGATCGGTTTCTGCTTCGGTGCGTTCCTGGAAGGTGCCGCCGGTTTCGGCGCGCCCGTGGCGATTACTGCGGCACTTCTCGTCGGCTTGGGCTTCAACCCGCTGTACGCCGCTGGCCTGTGCCTGATCGCCAACACCGCACCGGTTGCGTTCGGTGCACTGGGGATTCCGATCATTGTTGCCGGCCAAGTCACCGGCATCGACGCGTTCAAGATCGGCGCCATGACCGGTCGCCAACTGCCACTGCTGTCGTTGTTCGTGCCGTTTTGGCTGGTGTTCATGATGGACGGCCTGCGCGGCGTGCGCGAAACCTGGCCGGCTGCACTGGTCGCGGGGCTGAGCTTTGCCATCACGCAATACTTCACCTCGAACTTCATCGGCCCGGAGCTGCCGGACATCACTTCGGCGCTGGCCAGCCTGATTTCCCTGACCCTGTTCCTGAAAGTCTGGCAGCCGAAACGCACCGCAGGTGCGCAAATCGCTGGTGCCACATCGAGTGCAGCGATCACCGCCAGCGTCGGCGGTTTCGGTCAGAAACGCACCACCGTGGCTTCGCCTTACAGCCTCGGGGAAATTTTCAAAGCCTGGTCGCCGTTCCTGATCCTCACCGTGCTGGTGACCATCTGGACCCTGAAGCCTTTCAAAGCGATGTTCGCCGCCGGCGGCTCGATGTACAGCTGGGTGTTCAACTTCGCGATCCCGCACCTTGATCAGTTGGTGATCAAAACCGCACCGATCGTGGCTGCTCCAACGGCAATCCCGGCAGTGTTCAAACTTGATCCGATTTCCGCGACCGGCACGGCGATTTTCTTCTCCGCGCTGATCTCGATGTGGGTACTTAAGATCAATTTAAAAACTGGTCTGACCACTTTGAAAGAGACCTTCTACGAACTGCGCTGGCCAATCCTGTCTATCGGCATGGTGCTGGCGTTTGCCTTCGTTACCAACTACTCGGGCATGTCTTCGACCATGGCGCTGGTACTCGCCGGTACGGGCGCAGCGTTCCCGTTCTTCTCGCCGTTCCTCGGCTGGCTCGGTGTGTTCCTCACCGGTTCGGATACTTCGTCCAACGCGCTGTTCAGTTCGCTGCAAGCGACCACAGCACACCAGATCGGCGTCAATGACACCCTGCTGGTCGCAGCGAACACCAGCGGCGGCGTGACCGGCAAAATGATCTCGCCACAATCGATCGCCGTGGCCTGCGCAGCGACCGGTCTGGTGGGCAAGGAATCGGATCTGTTCCGCTTCACCCTCAAGCACAGCCTATTCTTTGCAACGATTGTCGGCTTGATCACGCTGGCTCAGGCCTACTGGTTCACCGGCATGCTGGTGCACTAAACCTACGAGACGCTTACAAGAAGCATGGAAAAAACCGACGCCGATCCGTGATTTCGGCGTCAGCAATTCACAACCCGGTCTGTAAGGCTGCTGAAAGCAACGGTCTTTATATTCAGCAGCCGCCACAGACGGATAACCGGGCCCACCCGGAGACACGCCTGATGAGCGAGCTTTTTTACAACGCCGTGCCAAACGCGACCCGTGTGGCCCCGCCACTGCCCGAACCTCGGCAATACCCTAGCGAGAAACCGTCGCGGGTCTACCTGTTCGGCACGTGCGTGGTCGACCTGTTCTACCCCGAAGCCGGGATGGACGCGATCCACTTGCTGGAGCGCGAAGGGATTCGGGTCGAGTATCCGCAAGGGCAGAGTTGCTGCGGCCAGCCGGCCTACACCTCGGGTTACACCGAGCAGGCGCGGACGGTAGCGCGCTCGCAACTGGCGCTGTTTGCCGGAGATTATCCGGTGGTGGTGCCGTCGGGTTCCTGCGCCGGCATGCTGCGCGAGCATTACGCCGACTTGTTCAAGGACGAGCCGGAAACGTTGAAACAGGTTCAGGCCCTTGCGGCCCGCACCTATGAACTGGCCGAGTTTCTGCTGTTCGTCTGCAAAGTGCAGCTCAAGGACAGCGGCGAACCGGTCAAAGTCGCGCTGCACACTTCGTGTTCGGCACGCCGCGAAATGAACACCCACCTGCACGGCCGCGAGTTGTTGGCGCAGTTGAGCAACGTGGAACGGGTCAACCATGACCACGAAAGCGAATGCTGTGGCTTCGGTGGGACATTCAGCGTCCGTATGCCAGACATTTCCGGCGCGATGGTGGCTGACAAGACCCAAGCGTTGAAGGATTCCGGCGCGCACAAGGTGTTGAGCGCCGACTGTGGCTGTTTGATGAACATCAACGGCGCATTGGAGAAACAAAAAGAAGCGCTGCGCGGGCAACATCTCGCCAGCTTTCTGTGGCAACGAACCGGAGGTGCGCAATGAGCACTTCCGCGATTATTCCTACGGTCGCCGTAGAAGAAGATTTCCGCACCCGGGCACACAATGCCTTGGGCGATCAGCAGCTACGGAACAACTTCCGCACTGCCATGGACTCACTGATGGTCAAGCGGGCAGCCGCTTTCAGTGATGCCCACGAAAGAGAACATTTGCGCGCACTGGGCAATTCGATCAAGGCCCGCGCGCTGTCCAAGTTGCCCGACCTGCTCGAGCAACTGGAACAGAACCTGACCCGCAACGGTGTGACAGTGCACTGGGCGGAAACGGTGGACGAGGCCAATGGCATCGTCTTATCGATCATCCGCGCTCACGAGGCGCGGCAAGTGATCAAGGGCAAATCGATGGTCAGCGAAGAGATGGAGATGAACCATTTCCTCGAGGCTCGGGACATTGAATGTCTGGAGTCCGATATGGGGGAATACATCGTCCAGCTCGACCACGAGAAGCCTTCACACATCATTATGCCGGCGATCCACAAGAATGCCGGTCAGGTCGCGTCCTTGTTCCACGACAAACTTGGCGTGGAATACACCAAGGACGTTGACCAACTCATTCAGATCGGTCGCAGAGTCCTGCGGCAGAAATTCTTCGAAGCAGACATCGGCGTCTCCGGTGTCAACTTCGCCGTGGCCGAAACCGGCACCCTGCTGCTGGTGGAAAACGAAGGCAACGGGCGCATGACCACCACCGTGCCGCCGGTGCACATCGCCGTCACCGGCATCGAAAAAGTCGTGGAAAACCTGCGTGACGTGGTGCCGCTGCTGTCACTGCTGACCCGCTCGGCGCTGGGCATTCCGATCACCACTTACGTGAACATGATCTCCGGCCCGCGCAAGGAAGATGAACTCGACGGCCCGCAGGAAGTGCATCTGGTGCTGCTCGACAACGGTCGCAGCCAGGCCTTCGCTGACAGTGAACTGCGTCAGACCTTGAACTGCATTCGCTGCGGCGCCTGCATGAACCATTGCCCGGTCTACACCCGCGTCGGCGGTCACACCTATGGCGAGGTGTATCCGGGGCCGATCGGCAAAATCATCACCCCGCATATGGTCGGTCTGGCCAAGGTTCCGGATCACCCGAGCGCTTCGTCGCTGTGCGGTGCCTGCGGTGAAGTCTGCCCGGTAAAAATTCCGATCCCGGCGATCCTGCGGCGCCTGCGCGAAGAAAACGTCAAAGCCCCGGACAGCCCGAATCAGGTGATGCGCGGTCAGGGCAGCAAGTATTCGCGCAAGGAACGCTTTATCTGGAACGCCTGGGCCAAGCTCAACAGTTCGCCGACTTTGTATCGATTGTTCGGTTTCTTCGCCACGCGCCTGCGTGCGCTGACCCCGAGCAACGTTGGCCCGTGGACGCAAAACCACAGCGCGCCGAAACCCGCCGCCCGCTCGCTGCACGACATGGCCCGCGAGCATCTGGCCAAACAGGGAGACCGCTGATGAGCGCCAAGCAAAATATCCTCGGCAAACTGCGGAAAAGTCTGACTGGCACAACGCCGATTGCCGACGACTTCGACGTCGATCTGGTGACGCAGCCTTACACCTACAGCGCCGAACAACGTATCCCGCAACTGCGCAAATTGATGGAAGCAGTGCACACCGAAATCCACCTGACCTCGGGCGCAGAATGGCCGGCGCTGCTTGCGCAATTGCTGCGCGATCGTCAGTTGCCGAGCCTGTTGATCGCACCGACGACAGCGCACGGGCAGAAAATCACACAGCACTGGGCGAACAATCCTGATCTGCCGACGCTGAAATCCTAC contains these protein-coding regions:
- a CDS encoding lactate permease LctP family transporter yields the protein MQTWQQLYSPLGSLGVSALAAVIPIVFFFLALAVFRLKGHVAGSITLALSIAVAIFAFQMPVDMAFAAAGYGFAYGLWPIAWIIVAAVFLYKLTVKSGQFEVIRSSVLSITDDQRLQVLLIGFCFGAFLEGAAGFGAPVAITAALLVGLGFNPLYAAGLCLIANTAPVAFGALGIPIIVAGQVTGIDAFKIGAMTGRQLPLLSLFVPFWLVFMMDGLRGVRETWPAALVAGLSFAITQYFTSNFIGPELPDITSALASLISLTLFLKVWQPKRTAGAQIAGATSSAAITASVGGFGQKRTTVASPYSLGEIFKAWSPFLILTVLVTIWTLKPFKAMFAAGGSMYSWVFNFAIPHLDQLVIKTAPIVAAPTAIPAVFKLDPISATGTAIFFSALISMWVLKINLKTGLTTLKETFYELRWPILSIGMVLAFAFVTNYSGMSSTMALVLAGTGAAFPFFSPFLGWLGVFLTGSDTSSNALFSSLQATTAHQIGVNDTLLVAANTSGGVTGKMISPQSIAVACAATGLVGKESDLFRFTLKHSLFFATIVGLITLAQAYWFTGMLVH
- a CDS encoding (Fe-S)-binding protein gives rise to the protein MSELFYNAVPNATRVAPPLPEPRQYPSEKPSRVYLFGTCVVDLFYPEAGMDAIHLLEREGIRVEYPQGQSCCGQPAYTSGYTEQARTVARSQLALFAGDYPVVVPSGSCAGMLREHYADLFKDEPETLKQVQALAARTYELAEFLLFVCKVQLKDSGEPVKVALHTSCSARREMNTHLHGRELLAQLSNVERVNHDHESECCGFGGTFSVRMPDISGAMVADKTQALKDSGAHKVLSADCGCLMNINGALEKQKEALRGQHLASFLWQRTGGAQ
- a CDS encoding LutB/LldF family L-lactate oxidation iron-sulfur protein, which codes for MSTSAIIPTVAVEEDFRTRAHNALGDQQLRNNFRTAMDSLMVKRAAAFSDAHEREHLRALGNSIKARALSKLPDLLEQLEQNLTRNGVTVHWAETVDEANGIVLSIIRAHEARQVIKGKSMVSEEMEMNHFLEARDIECLESDMGEYIVQLDHEKPSHIIMPAIHKNAGQVASLFHDKLGVEYTKDVDQLIQIGRRVLRQKFFEADIGVSGVNFAVAETGTLLLVENEGNGRMTTTVPPVHIAVTGIEKVVENLRDVVPLLSLLTRSALGIPITTYVNMISGPRKEDELDGPQEVHLVLLDNGRSQAFADSELRQTLNCIRCGACMNHCPVYTRVGGHTYGEVYPGPIGKIITPHMVGLAKVPDHPSASSLCGACGEVCPVKIPIPAILRRLREENVKAPDSPNQVMRGQGSKYSRKERFIWNAWAKLNSSPTLYRLFGFFATRLRALTPSNVGPWTQNHSAPKPAARSLHDMAREHLAKQGDR